In the Nitrospirota bacterium genome, one interval contains:
- a CDS encoding sigma-54-dependent Fis family transcriptional regulator: MENILIIEDKESMAEMLKQILESEGYTVILARDGEKGIQCLKEGTIDLVLTDLKLPKMDGIDVLKASKEENQLRPVIVMTAFGSIETAVAAMKSGAFDFITKPFDPDYLLMLIKRAIETQRLIRENILLKEEFASKLGLPTIIGKSQEIVNVAQLVQKVAPTKTTVLLLGESGTGKELFARAIHYLSNRKQYPFVPINCAAIPRDLLESELFGHEKGAFTSADAKKLGKFELADKGTIFLDEIGDMDLAIQSKLLRAIEAGEIERIGAVKPIKVDVRIVAASNKDLEKSVEEKKFREDLFYRLNVFPIKIPPLRERKEDIPLLVEYFIKKYCMEIKTPVKNISKDTLNILMNSRWKGNVRELENTIERAVILCDGEMITSEHFIIDTSTISKHDDKTLSEEGTLEAVAKEALRVAETQRIMHVLKETRGNKSRAAEILRVSYKTLLTKIKEYGIEA; the protein is encoded by the coding sequence ATGGAAAATATTCTTATTATCGAAGATAAAGAATCAATGGCAGAGATGCTTAAACAGATACTTGAGTCTGAAGGGTATACAGTTATATTAGCGCGCGACGGCGAGAAGGGGATACAATGTTTGAAAGAAGGAACAATTGATCTTGTCCTGACTGACCTTAAACTACCTAAAATGGATGGTATAGATGTGCTTAAGGCTTCCAAGGAAGAAAATCAACTCAGGCCAGTAATTGTTATGACAGCTTTCGGTTCTATTGAGACGGCTGTTGCTGCCATGAAAAGCGGTGCTTTTGACTTTATCACAAAACCCTTTGACCCAGATTACCTTTTAATGTTGATTAAGAGGGCAATTGAGACTCAGAGACTTATTAGAGAAAATATTTTATTAAAGGAAGAGTTTGCATCAAAACTCGGTTTGCCAACAATAATCGGTAAAAGTCAGGAAATTGTTAACGTTGCACAGCTTGTCCAGAAGGTTGCACCAACAAAAACGACTGTGCTTTTACTTGGTGAAAGCGGTACTGGCAAGGAATTATTTGCAAGAGCGATACATTACCTTAGTAACAGAAAGCAGTACCCTTTTGTGCCAATTAACTGTGCTGCTATTCCAAGAGATTTGCTTGAATCAGAACTATTTGGTCATGAAAAAGGGGCATTTACAAGTGCAGATGCTAAAAAGCTTGGAAAGTTTGAACTTGCTGATAAGGGAACTATTTTCCTCGATGAAATTGGAGATATGGATCTGGCTATCCAGTCAAAGCTACTTAGAGCTATTGAAGCAGGAGAGATTGAGAGAATTGGAGCAGTCAAGCCAATAAAAGTAGATGTGAGGATTGTTGCGGCAAGCAATAAAGACCTTGAAAAATCTGTTGAAGAGAAGAAATTCAGAGAAGATCTTTTTTATCGGTTGAACGTATTTCCTATAAAAATCCCACCATTAAGAGAAAGGAAAGAAGACATACCTTTACTTGTAGAATACTTTATAAAAAAATATTGTATGGAGATAAAAACTCCGGTAAAAAATATCTCTAAGGATACTCTTAATATCCTTATGAATTCCAGATGGAAAGGCAATGTAAGAGAACTTGAAAATACGATTGAGAGGGCGGTTATTCTATGTGATGGAGAAATGATAACATCTGAACATTTTATTATCGATACAAGTACTATTTCAAAACATGATGATAAAACTTTATCTGAGGAAGGAACCTTAGAAGCTGTTGCAAAAGAGGCATTAAGAGTTGCAGAGACACAACGAATTATGCACGTTCTTAAAGAAACCAGAGGTAATAAAAGCAGGGCAGCAGAAATCCTTCGTGTAAGCTATAAGACCCTTCTTACTAAAATAAAAGAATACGGCATTGAGGCTTGA
- a CDS encoding YebC/PmpR family DNA-binding transcriptional regulator: MAGHSKWAQIKHKKAHVDAKKGKIFSRIVKEISIAARLGGSDISGNPRLRVAIEKAKEVNMPSDNIKRAIMKGTGELPGMAYEEAIYEGYGPGGVAILLYVLTDNKNRTSPEIRHIMTKYGGNLGEVGCVSWMFEKKGYILVDKTKVNEDSLITSALEAGAEDLKNDPKEDNFEIITTPENFNEVKNLLEASGIPISHAEVTMLPKNYVTIDKKQAEQMIKLIDALEDHDDVQNVYTNFDAPDEVIAKVID; the protein is encoded by the coding sequence GTGGCTGGACACTCCAAGTGGGCACAGATAAAACACAAGAAAGCTCACGTTGATGCAAAGAAAGGCAAAATCTTCAGCAGAATTGTAAAAGAAATATCTATTGCTGCCCGTTTGGGAGGTAGTGATATATCTGGTAATCCGAGGTTGAGAGTAGCTATAGAGAAGGCAAAAGAGGTGAACATGCCCAGTGATAATATAAAAAGGGCTATAATGAAGGGAACTGGAGAGCTTCCAGGTATGGCTTATGAAGAAGCTATATACGAGGGTTATGGACCTGGGGGTGTTGCCATTTTGCTGTATGTGCTCACTGATAATAAAAACAGAACAAGTCCAGAAATCAGACATATAATGACAAAATACGGTGGCAATTTAGGTGAAGTTGGGTGTGTTTCATGGATGTTTGAAAAGAAAGGATATATTCTTGTTGATAAAACAAAAGTTAATGAAGATTCTCTTATTACATCTGCTCTTGAAGCTGGAGCTGAAGATCTGAAAAACGACCCCAAAGAGGATAATTTCGAAATTATTACTACGCCAGAGAATTTTAATGAGGTTAAGAATCTATTAGAAGCATCTGGTATCCCTATTTCTCATGCAGAGGTTACTATGTTACCAAAAAATTATGTTACAATCGATAAAAAACAGGCAGAACAGATGATTAAACTTATAGATGCCCTCGAAGACCATGATGATGTGCAGAATGTTTATACCAACTTCGATGCCCCTGACGAAGTAATTGCAAAGGTTATAGATTGA
- a CDS encoding DUF502 domain-containing protein: protein MRISIRATFKRRFFAGLLISIPAIITLLIIIWFFNFVDGLLEPIYFKILGYHVPGLGFISAIILIFIVGVISTNVIGKKVIEYTEKLMLKIPVFKSIYVAIKQLVDAFSPESKSASFKKFVIVEYPRPGVFAFGFLTKESTVLKGKDGSEICMMAVYIPTNHLYFGEIALFKESDVFYTSISIDDGVKIILSGGITAPERIPEVS from the coding sequence ATGCGCATATCAATCCGTGCAACCTTCAAGCGAAGGTTTTTTGCAGGCCTCCTCATCTCGATACCTGCTATTATTACCCTTCTTATTATTATATGGTTTTTTAATTTTGTTGACGGGCTTCTTGAACCAATTTATTTTAAAATTCTGGGATATCATGTCCCTGGCTTAGGTTTTATTTCTGCAATAATTCTTATATTTATTGTGGGTGTTATATCAACAAATGTTATAGGTAAAAAGGTGATAGAATATACTGAAAAATTAATGCTCAAGATACCTGTATTTAAAAGCATTTATGTTGCGATTAAGCAACTTGTAGATGCCTTTTCTCCAGAGAGTAAAAGTGCCTCTTTCAAAAAATTTGTTATTGTAGAGTATCCACGACCCGGTGTTTTTGCTTTTGGTTTCCTCACGAAGGAGAGCACTGTTTTAAAAGGGAAAGACGGTTCTGAAATCTGTATGATGGCTGTTTACATTCCAACGAATCATCTGTATTTTGGCGAAATAGCACTTTTCAAAGAGAGTGATGTATTTTATACCAGTATATCTATAGATGACGGAGTAAAAATTATCCTTTCAGGGGGAATAACAGCCCCTGAAAGGATACCAGAGGTATCATAA
- the glmU gene encoding bifunctional UDP-N-acetylglucosamine diphosphorylase/glucosamine-1-phosphate N-acetyltransferase GlmU has translation MHIVAVVLAAGLGKRMNTSIPKVLNLIHGKPMLQHVLDVLKGLGPQKVLVIVGKNSDKIRKHITDTEKILFVLQKKARGTADAMKKALPYLTEFRKTVLVVNGDTPLITKETIRNFLVLHKKKKNSLSVLSFLSSEPFSYGRILRDSSGNIIRIIEEKDTTSEQKEIKEVNSGIYAIEHNALELINKIKINKSKGEYYLTDIVYLAKEKGLKIDAFSIASEDELTGVNTPNELERARKTLKERIVKKFRDRGVNFIDSGAVYISTDANIGKGTTIYPNVYIEGTSRIGKECIIYPNVRIIDSIIHDYVIIKDSTLIENSIIMERASVGPFSHLRPQSEIGMDVRIGNFVEVKKSKIGSGTKALHLTYLGDSVIGKNVNIGAGTITCNYDGYKKYVTNIEDKVFIGSDSQLIAPVRIGKGAYVGAGTTVTKDVPQKALAISRVGQKNIEGWALRRKSKIQSSKLKVKKSEKR, from the coding sequence ATGCATATTGTTGCTGTTGTTTTAGCTGCTGGACTCGGAAAAAGAATGAATACTTCAATTCCTAAAGTTCTCAATTTAATACATGGTAAACCTATGCTCCAGCATGTTCTCGATGTGCTCAAAGGACTCGGGCCTCAAAAAGTTCTGGTTATAGTAGGCAAGAATAGTGATAAAATAAGAAAACATATTACAGATACTGAAAAGATACTTTTTGTTCTTCAAAAAAAGGCAAGAGGCACAGCAGATGCCATGAAAAAAGCTCTCCCTTATCTTACAGAGTTCAGAAAAACAGTTCTTGTTGTAAACGGAGATACCCCCCTAATCACTAAAGAAACTATTCGGAATTTTCTCGTTCTTCACAAAAAGAAAAAGAATTCTCTTTCCGTTCTTTCGTTTTTATCCAGCGAACCTTTTTCATATGGAAGAATTTTAAGAGACTCAAGCGGAAATATCATCAGAATAATAGAAGAAAAAGATACGACATCGGAACAGAAAGAAATAAAAGAAGTAAACAGCGGTATATATGCAATTGAGCATAATGCTTTAGAACTTATTAACAAAATAAAAATAAATAAATCTAAAGGCGAATATTATCTAACTGATATTGTTTATCTTGCAAAAGAGAAAGGATTGAAGATTGATGCTTTTAGTATTGCTTCAGAGGATGAATTGACAGGTGTAAATACCCCGAATGAACTTGAAAGAGCAAGGAAAACTTTAAAAGAAAGAATCGTAAAGAAATTTAGAGATAGAGGGGTTAATTTTATTGATTCAGGGGCAGTATATATATCGACTGATGCTAATATTGGTAAAGGCACCACAATTTATCCTAATGTATATATTGAAGGAACTTCGAGGATCGGGAAAGAATGTATAATTTATCCTAATGTCAGGATTATCGATAGCATAATCCATGACTATGTAATTATAAAAGATTCAACACTTATCGAAAATTCAATTATTATGGAGAGAGCTTCTGTTGGACCTTTTTCTCATTTAAGGCCACAATCAGAAATCGGAATGGATGTTAGAATAGGCAATTTTGTTGAAGTAAAAAAGTCAAAGATAGGTTCTGGCACAAAGGCTTTGCATCTTACTTACCTTGGAGATTCCGTAATAGGAAAAAACGTGAATATCGGCGCTGGCACTATAACATGTAATTATGATGGCTACAAAAAGTATGTTACCAATATTGAAGATAAAGTCTTTATAGGAAGCGATTCTCAACTTATTGCACCTGTCAGGATTGGAAAAGGTGCATATGTTGGAGCAGGCACTACTGTAACAAAAGATGTTCCTCAGAAAGCTCTGGCAATCAGCAGGGTGGGACAGAAAAATATTGAAGGCTGGGCACTTAGAAGAAAGTCAAAAATTCAAAGTTCAAAGTTAAAGGTTAAAAAGAGTGAGAAAAGATAA
- the glmS gene encoding glutamine--fructose-6-phosphate transaminase (isomerizing) has product MCGIIGYIGKKNAVSIVLEGLKRLEYRGYDSAGIAFFSNKGIEVRRRTGKIKELTALIERENPTSHTTIGHTRWATHGKPSEENAHPHRFQGIVLVHNGIIENYISLKKELIGKGHNFTSETDTEVFCHLIADYAGTLPFEEAVREALKNITGTYALAIIKEDEPNKIIGVKKDSPLVVGLGEGEFFLASDVPAFLNYSRNVIFLDDGEIAVLTPNGVNITTLNGQHINKQVHSISWSASMAEKGGYKHFMLKEIHEQPRAIADTLRGRFNVETGDIYLEEFGLNEVDIKNIKKIFIVACGTSYHAGMIGKYMIEEMVRIPVEVDIASEFRYRKPIIEPDSLVIVITQSGETADTIAAQREAKKLGAKTLTICNVVGSTSSREADAVFYTHSGPEIGVASTKAFTSQIVGLYLFAIAAAKIRGNISNLRSKELLIELLSLPGKVEEVLNNDETIKIIAKEVFKAKGFLYLGRGINYPIALEGALKLKEISYIHAEGYAAGEMKHGPIALIDEELPVVVIAPKDNLYEKIIANIQEVKSRGGRIISITNSVDDNACELSDYCLVTPYINNYLSTVLMAIPIQLLAYHIGILRGCDVDQPRNLAKSVTVE; this is encoded by the coding sequence ATGTGCGGTATAATCGGATATATAGGGAAGAAGAATGCAGTATCTATAGTACTCGAGGGTCTTAAACGTCTTGAATACAGAGGATATGATTCAGCAGGTATCGCTTTTTTTTCTAATAAAGGAATCGAGGTTCGAAGGCGAACTGGAAAAATAAAAGAGTTAACTGCCCTTATCGAACGTGAAAATCCAACAAGTCATACAACTATAGGACATACGAGATGGGCTACCCATGGAAAGCCATCTGAGGAGAATGCACACCCACATAGATTTCAGGGTATAGTGTTAGTACATAACGGAATCATAGAAAATTATATTTCACTAAAAAAAGAATTAATTGGAAAAGGTCACAATTTCACATCAGAAACTGACACAGAGGTCTTCTGTCATCTTATTGCTGATTATGCAGGAACCCTTCCTTTTGAGGAAGCGGTTAGAGAGGCTCTTAAGAATATTACAGGAACATATGCGCTCGCTATTATAAAAGAAGATGAGCCTAATAAAATCATCGGAGTAAAAAAAGATAGTCCTCTTGTTGTTGGTTTAGGAGAAGGAGAATTTTTTTTAGCATCTGATGTGCCTGCTTTCTTGAATTACTCAAGAAACGTTATTTTCCTTGATGATGGAGAGATTGCAGTATTGACACCTAATGGAGTGAATATTACGACACTAAATGGTCAGCATATTAATAAACAGGTGCACTCTATCTCGTGGAGTGCCTCGATGGCAGAAAAAGGTGGCTACAAACACTTTATGCTTAAAGAAATACATGAGCAGCCAAGAGCTATCGCAGATACATTAAGGGGTAGATTTAATGTTGAGACCGGCGATATTTATCTTGAAGAATTTGGCCTGAATGAAGTGGACATAAAAAATATTAAGAAGATATTCATTGTAGCCTGTGGCACATCATATCACGCAGGAATGATCGGGAAGTACATGATAGAAGAAATGGTAAGAATCCCTGTTGAAGTTGATATTGCTTCTGAATTCCGTTATAGAAAACCGATAATTGAACCTGATAGCCTTGTGATTGTAATAACACAGTCAGGAGAGACAGCAGATACGATTGCAGCTCAACGTGAAGCAAAAAAACTTGGGGCGAAAACACTCACCATATGTAATGTTGTTGGTAGTACCTCATCAAGGGAGGCTGATGCAGTTTTTTATACACATTCCGGACCGGAGATAGGTGTAGCATCTACAAAAGCATTTACCTCGCAGATCGTAGGGCTTTATCTTTTTGCCATTGCTGCTGCGAAGATTAGAGGTAACATATCTAATCTCAGATCAAAAGAGTTATTGATTGAGCTTTTATCACTTCCTGGGAAAGTGGAAGAGGTTTTGAATAATGACGAAACTATTAAGATAATTGCAAAGGAAGTTTTCAAAGCGAAAGGATTTCTTTATCTCGGCAGAGGAATTAATTATCCAATAGCACTCGAAGGCGCATTAAAATTGAAAGAGATATCCTATATTCATGCAGAGGGTTATGCTGCTGGAGAAATGAAACATGGGCCTATAGCCTTAATCGATGAGGAACTTCCTGTTGTTGTTATTGCCCCGAAAGACAATCTATATGAAAAGATAATTGCAAATATTCAGGAAGTTAAGAGCAGGGGAGGAAGGATTATTTCAATCACAAATAGTGTTGATGACAATGCATGCGAGCTTTCGGATTATTGTCTTGTTACTCCATATATAAACAATTATCTTTCAACAGTATTAATGGCTATACCCATTCAACTTCTCGCATATCATATCGGAATCTTAAGGGGTTGCGATGTTGATCAGCCAAGAAACCTTGCTAAAAGTGTTACAGTTGAATAG
- a CDS encoding UvrD-helicase domain-containing protein has product MHDLNPQQKEALTYTDGPLLVFAGAGSGKTKVITHKFSYLVKYKRIPQDSIFAVTFTNKASDEMKERISSILCRDINCSWIGTFHSQCSKILRREIKALNYENNFSIYDEDDQCTLVRHILKEFRMYEALYKGIVSRINYLKSALIGPEKFLSSGDGFGFDEKLAKVYVRYQDELKRCNALDFDDLIMFTVKLFEQYPGLLEKYQQNFSYILVDEFQDINYAQYYLLKLLASAHGKICVVGDDDQSIYKFRGADVNNIMHFSRDFPNVKIIKLEQNYRSTQNILNVSNAVISKNNTRKHKRLWTQRGSGEKVHYCWLDTYENEAKYIARMIKEFYLKGTYSYRDFAIFYRVNLQSRVIEEALYREGLPYKIVGAVSFYQRKEVKDLIAYMRLSLNSGDNVSFRRIINTPPRGIGTSTLSRIEQEAKRKSLSLFNTSKAMLRGDNFPASVKEKISEFIRLIEMFASGKFRNASDMLKSIFERSGYAEIIDDEKLKNISELIKSADGMEIKEFIDKVSLFTNLDETCNNDYISLMTIHNAKGLEFPVVFIAGLEEGLLPYFKALNNEDEISEERRLLYVGMTRAKDLLWLTGASKRKLYSKVQDQDPSRFLKDIPRECCNWIEKITGRHTIKLTSVKKKVTPKDTFTLYTTGCRVKHPAWGIGVVRDCYGDGEDLKVIINFPKIGIKRLAVRFANLEKI; this is encoded by the coding sequence ATGCATGATTTAAATCCCCAGCAGAAGGAAGCCCTCACTTATACGGATGGTCCTTTACTCGTATTTGCAGGCGCAGGAAGCGGAAAAACAAAAGTTATTACACATAAATTCTCATACCTTGTTAAATATAAAAGAATTCCTCAAGATTCTATTTTCGCTGTAACATTTACAAACAAAGCATCAGATGAGATGAAGGAACGGATAAGCTCAATTCTATGTAGAGATATCAATTGCTCATGGATAGGAACATTTCATTCGCAGTGTAGTAAGATTCTCAGGAGAGAGATAAAAGCTCTCAATTATGAAAACAATTTCTCAATTTATGATGAGGATGATCAATGTACCCTTGTGAGACATATTTTGAAGGAGTTCAGAATGTACGAAGCACTTTACAAGGGCATTGTATCCCGTATCAATTACTTAAAGTCTGCTCTTATAGGACCTGAGAAATTTCTTTCCTCAGGTGACGGATTTGGTTTTGACGAAAAACTGGCAAAAGTATATGTAAGATATCAGGATGAACTGAAAAGATGTAATGCTCTCGATTTTGACGACTTGATTATGTTTACAGTGAAACTCTTTGAGCAGTATCCCGGATTGCTCGAAAAATATCAGCAGAATTTCTCGTATATTCTTGTTGATGAATTCCAGGATATAAATTATGCACAATATTATCTACTCAAACTTCTTGCCTCTGCCCACGGTAAGATATGTGTTGTAGGAGATGATGATCAGAGTATTTATAAATTCCGTGGTGCCGATGTTAATAATATTATGCATTTTAGCAGAGATTTTCCTAATGTGAAGATTATAAAACTTGAGCAGAATTATCGATCTACCCAGAATATACTCAATGTTTCTAATGCTGTCATTTCAAAGAACAATACAAGAAAACATAAACGTCTCTGGACACAAAGGGGTAGTGGCGAAAAGGTTCATTACTGCTGGCTTGACACATATGAAAATGAGGCTAAGTATATAGCTCGTATGATTAAAGAATTCTATCTAAAAGGGACATACAGTTACAGAGATTTCGCTATATTTTATCGGGTTAATCTTCAGTCGAGGGTCATCGAGGAAGCCCTTTACAGAGAGGGACTTCCATATAAGATTGTAGGAGCTGTGAGTTTTTATCAGCGCAAAGAAGTTAAAGACCTTATTGCATATATGCGTCTTTCACTGAATTCTGGAGACAATGTAAGTTTTAGAAGAATTATCAACACACCACCACGAGGGATAGGAACTTCAACTCTGTCACGAATAGAACAAGAAGCAAAGAGAAAATCTTTATCACTCTTCAATACATCTAAGGCTATGTTGCGAGGTGATAATTTCCCTGCTTCAGTAAAGGAAAAGATCTCCGAATTCATTAGACTTATCGAGATGTTTGCTTCTGGAAAATTCAGAAATGCTTCGGATATGTTAAAGAGTATTTTTGAAAGATCAGGATATGCAGAAATAATCGATGACGAAAAGTTAAAAAACATTTCTGAACTGATAAAATCTGCTGATGGGATGGAAATAAAAGAATTTATTGATAAGGTATCACTGTTTACTAATCTGGATGAAACTTGTAATAATGATTATATTTCTCTTATGACCATCCATAATGCTAAAGGTCTTGAGTTTCCGGTTGTTTTTATAGCCGGACTCGAAGAAGGCTTACTGCCATATTTCAAGGCATTAAATAATGAAGATGAAATATCTGAAGAGCGGAGATTATTATATGTTGGTATGACACGTGCAAAAGATTTACTATGGCTTACAGGTGCCAGCAAACGTAAATTATATTCGAAAGTTCAGGATCAGGATCCTTCAAGATTTCTAAAAGACATACCGAGGGAATGTTGTAACTGGATCGAAAAAATAACAGGACGTCATACTATAAAACTTACATCAGTCAAGAAAAAAGTTACGCCTAAGGATACTTTTACACTTTACACAACTGGATGCAGGGTTAAACATCCTGCATGGGGAATTGGCGTTGTTCGTGATTGCTATGGTGATGGAGAAGACCTCAAAGTAATTATCAATTTCCCGAAAATAGGAATAAAGAGACTTGCAGTAAGATTTGCAAATCTTGAGAAAATTTAA
- the gatC gene encoding Asp-tRNA(Asn)/Glu-tRNA(Gln) amidotransferase subunit GatC translates to MRISKEEIEHIAMLARLKFTSEEKELLVLQLSSILDYMEKLNELDTKDIEPTSHVLSLINVMRDDIMVKSIPQEEALMNAPSRTDKFYRVPKIID, encoded by the coding sequence ATGAGAATATCAAAGGAAGAGATTGAACATATTGCAATGCTTGCAAGGCTGAAGTTTACATCTGAGGAAAAAGAGTTATTAGTTTTACAATTGAGTAGTATTCTTGATTACATGGAAAAACTAAATGAGCTTGATACAAAAGATATCGAGCCAACTTCTCATGTATTGTCTCTTATCAATGTCATGCGTGATGATATAATGGTTAAATCAATTCCACAAGAAGAAGCACTGATGAATGCTCCATCACGTACGGATAAATTTTATCGCGTGCCGAAAATCATAGATTAA